The following coding sequences are from one Plasmodium gaboni strain SY75 chromosome 10, whole genome shotgun sequence window:
- a CDS encoding hypothetical protein (conserved Plasmodium protein, unknown function): protein MDTTTLKEADMNQMIIKLMEKKKKKNIYKKNMLEHENFVHMKKFKKTTKEEKSLNKDEIKSHMINFFQEQEKIYKEEELNTKNYIIEETKKKENQLNTYYIYCQEFKNEYNNYFNNFIKESEEIKKELKDLQIQYMDDKILLGNKRKMELDKMLYIYKEKLLDIKNQWDTKNFCDDNLKNIVYDILNVIN from the exons atggaCACGACGACATTAAAAGAAGCTGATATGAATcagatgataataaaacttatggaaaaaaaaaaaaaaaaaaatatttataaaaaaaacatgCTGGAACATGAAAATTTTGTTCATATGAagaaatttaaaaaaactACAAAGGAAGAAAAAAGCTTGAATAAGGACGAAATAAAGAg TCATATgattaatttttttcaagaacaagagaaaatatataaagaagaGGAACTTAATAcgaaaaattatataatagaagaaacaaaaaagaaagaaaaccaa CTTAACacttattatatttattgtcAAGAATTcaaaaatgaatataacaattattttaataatttcataAAAGAATCAGAG GAAATTAAAAAGGAACTAAAAGATCTACAGATTCAATATATGGATGATAAGATATTACTAG gaaataaaagaaaaatggAACTTGATAAGATgctatatatttataaagaaaaattattagaCATAAAAAATCAGTGGGATACTAAAAATTTTTGtgatgataatttaaaaaatattgtatatgatatattaaatgttataaattaa
- a CDS encoding hypothetical protein (conserved Plasmodium protein, unknown function): MRKCVTRIKTTCNKYSIRYNIYLRKWSSNETKRMYSTSLLNYKEEETYKYCCVVPYKNDNIFTLEKIYDEKYRHVFKDSNIEIESNLYYLYKLLINSRTIEQIRLQVYNSYCAYETNFINDMKKIDWNAYIPFSSILSEPQISITSIKSRLYHTCMIKNIILNVIKRQQQLYIEKNGDENILLKKKKLISSQLAPLKINVLFKYNECKIHINLSNNMNIRIYQVYKNQQSLKSTIIASAIFKINLFKYINNSKKIYIIDPFCNDGTTLLEILSILLHIPNGSPSIDYPIFTYPLHSPSAFYNVLNEINILPLHDISQVYFLGMDEKKEHIKNANHNLDKFIESIPIRNDITRDNNNNKNDKNDNNHNDINDDSVDVDDSGVHTLMNDIKHKTLNKQNNYIYTNKDNNINFDNNINFDNNINFDNNNDCDNHNSSDDNIKKKTYKQLDCLNTEQLKNLFDNKRKKKNISINNNSILSNNIKFCSFNFLKLKNVIENCIIITNIMNIEKKKIFKFERIILRSYILNTYVFANEKYKESTQLQFRLIARFISNGQNVIFLQLFNKTKRSTYEEYED, from the coding sequence ATGAGAAAATGCGTGACTCGCATTAAAACAACttgtaataaatattcaattaggtataatatttatttaagAAAATGGTCAAGTAATGAAACTAAAAGGATGTATTCAACATCCTTGttaaattataaagaagaagaaacttataaatattgttGTGTTGTTccttataaaaatgataatatttttacattagaaaaaatatatgacGAAAAATATAGGCATGTTTTTAAAGATAGCAATATAGAAATTGAATctaatttatattatttatataaattacTAATAAATAGTAGAACTATAGAACAAATTCGTTTACAAGTGTATAATTCTTATTGTGCTTATGAAActaattttattaatgaTATGAAGAAAATTGATTGGAATGCTTATATCCCATTTAGTAGTATTTTGAGTGAACCTCAAATTAGTATTACAAGTATTAAATCACGTTTATATCACACATgtatgataaaaaatattatattgaaTGTAATTAAAAGACAAcaacaattatatattgaaaaaaatggagatgaaaatatcttgttgaaaaaaaaaaaattaatatcATCACAATTAGCACcattaaaaattaatgtattgtttaaatataatgaatgTAAAATTCATATCAATTtaagtaataatatgaatataagaatatatcaagtatataaaaatcaaCAATCTTTAAAAAGTACTATAATAGCATCAGctatttttaaaattaatttattcaaatatataaacaattcaaagaaaatatatataattgatCCATTTTGTAATGACGGAACGACTTTATTAGAAATTCTTAGCATTCTATTACATATACCTAATGGATCTCCAAGTATTGATTATCCTATTTTTACATATCCCTTACATTCTCCTTCTGCTTTTTATAATGTCTTgaatgaaataaatattctGCCTTTGCATGATATCTCACAAGTGTATTTTCTAGGCATGGATGAGAAAAAggaacatataaaaaatgcAAATCATAACTTAGACAAATTTATTGAATCCATTCCAATAAGAAATGATATAACAAgagataataataataataaaaatgataaaaatgataataatcataatgatattaatgATGACTCGGTTGATGTAGACGATTCAGGTGTACATACCCTTATGAATgatataaaacataaaacATTAAACAAACAGAacaattatatttacaCAAATAAGGATAATAACATTAATTTTGATAACAACATTAATTTTGATAACAACATTAATTTTGATAACAACAATGATTGTGATAATCATAATTCTTcagatgataatataaaaaagaaaacataTAAACAACTCGATTGCTTAAACACAGAACAATTAAAAAATCtttttgataataaaagaaaaaagaaaaatatatctataaataataattccATTTTATCAAACAATATAAAGTTTTgttcatttaattttttaaaattaaaaaatgttattgaaaattgtattattattacaaacattatgaatatagaaaagaaaaaaatattcaaattTGAGAGAATAATTCTTCgttcatatattttaaatacatatgtatTTGCAAAcgaaaaatataaagaaagCACTCAACTACAATTTAGACTAATAGCACGATTTATTTCGAATGGTCAGaatgtaatatttttacaactatttaataaaacaaaaagaagTACATATGAAGAGTATGAGGATTAA